In the genome of Myxococcus stipitatus, one region contains:
- the glpD gene encoding glycerol-3-phosphate dehydrogenase, which produces MRSESAALRQLPAEGHAPPTKPRSERLKALASEEFDVLIIGGGVTGAGSARDAALRGLKVALVEREDFASGTSSRSSRLIHGGLRYLEHGHLGLVFESSIERRRLLKLAPHLVRPLAFVWPVYAGARVPRWKLNAGLMLYDALSLFRNVKGYKRLNRQQLLEAEPHLRTEALKGGARYYDAATDDARLTLANAIGASESGAVILNHASVRQLTVVDGHARGATVVDHLTGQHLQVRARVIVNATGPWSDEIRKLDSPDGTAHAVRGSKGVHIAVPRERLGNRDALTLLSPKDGRVMFILPADHFTIIGTTETSTRAHPAEVRASESDVAYLLESANAFFPQAHLTRDDVVSAWAGIRPLAASGYHGTTDAGSASREHHIDISPTGVLAISGGKLTTYRVMARDVVNVVERQLHQPRHKSATESLPLPGGDILNLDAELASARDVIGDADTATHLVRAYGSRWRQVWALTREEPSLAQPLAAGLPYRAAEAVWGVTHEFVHSLSDLLIRRLKVAFETRDLGRGAARVAASVMAPRLGWDAAETERQLELYAADALRIFGVDSAEA; this is translated from the coding sequence GTGCGTTCTGAATCCGCAGCGCTCCGCCAGTTACCCGCAGAAGGGCATGCTCCACCGACGAAGCCTCGCTCCGAGCGGCTCAAGGCCCTGGCCTCCGAGGAGTTCGACGTCCTCATCATCGGCGGCGGTGTCACGGGGGCCGGCTCCGCGCGAGACGCCGCCCTGCGCGGACTCAAGGTCGCGCTCGTCGAGCGCGAGGACTTCGCCAGCGGAACCTCCAGCCGCTCCTCCCGCCTCATCCACGGAGGACTGCGCTACCTCGAGCATGGCCACCTCGGCCTCGTCTTCGAGTCCAGCATCGAGCGCCGCCGACTGCTGAAGCTCGCCCCGCACCTGGTGCGTCCGCTCGCCTTCGTCTGGCCCGTCTACGCCGGTGCGCGCGTGCCCCGCTGGAAGCTCAACGCGGGCCTCATGCTCTACGACGCCCTCTCCCTCTTCCGGAACGTGAAGGGCTACAAGCGCCTCAACCGCCAGCAGCTCCTCGAGGCCGAGCCCCACCTGCGCACCGAGGCCCTCAAGGGCGGCGCCCGCTACTACGACGCGGCCACCGACGACGCGCGCCTCACCCTGGCCAACGCCATTGGCGCCTCCGAGTCCGGCGCCGTCATCCTCAACCACGCCTCCGTGCGACAGCTCACCGTCGTCGACGGACACGCCCGCGGCGCCACCGTGGTGGACCACCTCACCGGCCAGCACCTCCAGGTGCGGGCCCGCGTCATCGTCAACGCCACCGGCCCGTGGAGCGATGAGATTCGCAAGCTCGACTCGCCCGATGGCACCGCCCACGCCGTGCGCGGCAGCAAGGGTGTCCACATCGCCGTGCCTCGCGAGCGCCTGGGCAACCGCGACGCCCTCACGCTGCTGTCCCCCAAGGACGGCCGCGTCATGTTCATCCTCCCCGCCGACCACTTCACCATCATCGGCACCACGGAGACGTCCACCCGCGCGCACCCCGCGGAGGTCCGCGCCAGCGAGTCCGACGTCGCCTATCTCCTCGAGTCCGCGAACGCCTTCTTCCCCCAGGCCCACCTCACCCGCGACGACGTGGTGAGCGCCTGGGCCGGCATCCGCCCGCTCGCCGCCAGCGGGTATCACGGCACCACCGATGCGGGCAGTGCCAGCCGCGAGCACCACATCGACATCAGCCCCACGGGCGTCCTCGCCATCAGCGGGGGAAAGCTCACCACCTACCGCGTCATGGCCCGCGACGTGGTGAATGTCGTGGAGCGTCAGCTCCACCAGCCGCGTCACAAGTCCGCCACCGAGTCGCTCCCGCTTCCCGGCGGAGACATCCTGAACCTGGACGCGGAGCTCGCCTCCGCGCGGGATGTCATCGGCGACGCGGATACCGCCACACACCTCGTGCGGGCGTATGGCAGCCGCTGGCGCCAGGTCTGGGCCCTCACGCGCGAGGAGCCGTCGCTCGCGCAGCCGCTCGCGGCGGGGCTCCCGTACCGCGCCGCCGAGGCCGTGTGGGGTGTCACCCACGAGTTCGTCCACTCGCTCTCGGACCTGCTCATCCGCCGGCTCAAGGTGGCCTTCGAGACACGAGACCTGGGACGTGGTGCCGCGCGCGTGGCGGCCAGCGTCATGGCGCCTCGGCTGGGGTGGGACGCGGCGGAGACCGAGCGGCAGCTGGAGCTGTATGCCGCCGACGCGCTGCGCATCTTCGGCGTCGACTCCGCCGAGGCGTGA
- a CDS encoding TonB-dependent receptor, giving the protein MRVRVLAVVSTCFLASGGPCLAMAQGAEVRSSALAARPANTETPGQSRPDDSPAARNQGRSGHEQEGAKAPEYEAPTSPQGKRASPAPTTSEAPGTEPWNTEESALSQAEASSPAQRNTEDSLPTQTETARTTQRVAEESAPSQAESSNTAQQATEDAAPSQPTVATDAPESAPQPTTSTVVRGTRTARSASEVTLGRDILDAAPRSGAVDLLRAVPGLVASQHSGEGKAHQLFLRGFDALHGQDVELDVAGLPVNEVSHIHALGYADLNFVIPEVVQSIEVTEGSYRASQGDFAVAGTLRLDLGVREQGVHIAGTLGQYRQRRLVATVRPGEDPGTFAAVELGEGRGFGAQRGYGRAALLAQATAKLGDGFTVRALGGSYVTRFDSPGVVREDHLLSGTSDFFSASAPRQGGTVSRHQLLLGVELPRAGKGRTRLELFGILSDLRLRNNFTGFRVDSRGDGLEQTNDATVLGARAEHRRNVTAFGRPVTLELGLGARRDGVEQTQRRYRESDGTFFSDEVDARFTQTDVWGWAEGQLSLGRWSLRVGGRADGLGVEVFDALAFRDPRFYDGQGYSRSAFGVHLGAKAGLEYALSDASDTWRFFASYGDGFRSPQARSLSEGERAPFVSVHGAELGARKDGERWALQLSLFGSQVENDFFFDHTVGTTVYTGETLRTGLTASLQARPVPGLVAALSGTVAHAYVKATDTMLPYFAPFVGRAEVGWERPLEWSWLGGEKTLLSLGTGLTFIGPRPLPFDERSRTVFLTDVDVAVRRGELGLRLEVMNLLDARWRDGEFVYSSRFDPNAPASLVPARHFTAGSPRTASLTLEVHL; this is encoded by the coding sequence ATGCGCGTGCGTGTCCTGGCAGTGGTGTCGACATGTTTCCTGGCCTCGGGCGGGCCCTGCCTCGCGATGGCGCAAGGCGCCGAGGTGCGTTCATCGGCACTGGCGGCGCGTCCCGCGAACACGGAAACGCCAGGTCAGTCGAGGCCCGACGACAGTCCGGCCGCGCGCAACCAGGGTCGAAGCGGGCACGAGCAAGAGGGAGCGAAGGCCCCCGAGTACGAGGCCCCAACTTCTCCACAAGGGAAGCGGGCTTCCCCGGCCCCCACGACCTCCGAAGCCCCAGGCACCGAGCCGTGGAACACGGAGGAGTCGGCCCTCTCGCAAGCCGAAGCCTCAAGCCCCGCTCAGCGAAACACAGAGGACTCCCTCCCCACGCAGACCGAAACCGCACGCACCACTCAGCGCGTCGCAGAGGAATCAGCCCCCTCCCAGGCCGAATCCTCGAACACAGCACAGCAAGCCACGGAGGACGCAGCTCCCTCACAGCCCACTGTCGCGACAGACGCACCAGAGTCCGCGCCGCAACCGACCACAAGTACAGTCGTCCGAGGAACACGGACGGCACGAAGCGCCTCCGAGGTCACGCTCGGCCGGGACATCCTGGACGCCGCGCCGCGCAGCGGAGCGGTGGACCTGTTGCGAGCCGTCCCCGGACTCGTCGCCTCGCAGCACAGTGGTGAAGGCAAGGCGCACCAGCTCTTCCTCCGAGGCTTCGACGCCCTCCACGGTCAGGACGTGGAGCTCGACGTCGCGGGCCTGCCGGTGAACGAAGTCAGCCACATCCACGCACTGGGCTACGCGGACCTCAACTTCGTCATCCCCGAAGTCGTCCAATCCATCGAAGTCACCGAGGGCTCCTACCGCGCATCCCAGGGAGACTTCGCCGTCGCGGGAACCTTGCGCCTCGACCTCGGAGTCCGCGAGCAAGGTGTCCACATCGCGGGAACGCTGGGCCAGTACCGCCAGCGTCGACTCGTGGCGACGGTGCGCCCCGGAGAGGACCCCGGAACCTTCGCGGCCGTGGAGCTGGGTGAAGGAAGAGGCTTCGGCGCCCAGCGAGGCTACGGCCGAGCCGCCCTGCTCGCCCAGGCCACGGCGAAGCTGGGAGATGGCTTCACCGTCCGAGCCCTCGGAGGCAGCTACGTCACCCGCTTCGACTCCCCCGGAGTGGTGCGAGAGGACCACCTTCTCTCGGGGACCAGCGACTTCTTCTCCGCCTCCGCGCCGCGACAGGGAGGCACCGTCTCCCGCCATCAGCTCCTGCTCGGAGTGGAACTCCCCCGAGCGGGCAAGGGCCGCACCAGGCTCGAGCTCTTCGGCATCCTCTCGGACCTCCGTCTGCGCAACAACTTCACGGGCTTTCGAGTCGACTCACGAGGCGACGGCCTCGAGCAGACCAATGACGCCACGGTGCTGGGAGCCCGAGCGGAGCACCGCCGCAACGTGACGGCGTTCGGCCGTCCCGTGACGCTGGAGCTCGGACTCGGAGCAAGGCGCGACGGCGTCGAGCAGACCCAGCGCCGCTACCGCGAATCCGACGGAACCTTCTTCTCCGACGAAGTCGACGCGCGCTTCACACAGACCGATGTCTGGGGTTGGGCCGAAGGCCAGCTGTCCCTCGGCCGCTGGTCGCTCCGAGTGGGAGGACGCGCGGACGGCCTGGGCGTGGAGGTCTTCGACGCGCTCGCCTTCCGAGACCCGCGCTTCTACGACGGGCAAGGCTACTCCCGCAGCGCCTTCGGCGTGCACCTGGGCGCGAAGGCCGGCCTCGAGTACGCCCTGTCGGACGCGTCGGACACCTGGCGCTTCTTCGCCAGCTACGGCGACGGCTTCCGCTCCCCCCAAGCCCGCAGCCTCTCCGAGGGAGAACGCGCCCCCTTCGTCTCCGTCCACGGCGCGGAGCTGGGCGCGAGGAAGGACGGAGAGCGCTGGGCGCTCCAGCTCAGCCTCTTCGGCTCGCAGGTCGAGAACGACTTCTTCTTCGACCACACCGTGGGCACCACCGTGTACACGGGAGAGACCCTGCGCACCGGGCTCACGGCCTCGCTGCAAGCGCGCCCCGTGCCCGGACTGGTCGCCGCGCTGAGTGGCACCGTGGCACACGCCTACGTGAAGGCCACGGACACGATGCTCCCCTACTTCGCCCCCTTCGTCGGGCGAGCCGAGGTCGGCTGGGAGCGCCCGCTGGAGTGGTCCTGGCTGGGAGGAGAGAAGACCCTCCTCTCCCTGGGAACAGGCCTGACGTTCATCGGCCCGCGTCCGCTCCCCTTCGACGAGCGAAGCCGCACGGTGTTCCTCACCGACGTCGACGTGGCCGTGCGCCGAGGCGAGCTGGGCCTGCGTCTGGAGGTGATGAACCTCCTGGACGCGCGCTGGAGGGACGGAGAGTTCGTCTACAGCTCGCGCTTCGACCCGAACGCCCCGGCCAGCCTCGTGCCGGCCAGACATTTCACCGCGGGGTCGCCCAGGACGGCCTCGCTCACCCTGGAGGTCCATCTATGA
- a CDS encoding sensor histidine kinase, which translates to MGALSIASRTATQPAATTLLELSSFLAVGGLVAVLAGRRGAMSVPAEPPSSRPTSPHEGLEAHLLRSLGDAVLATDAHGVVRYLNPAAATLLQSPEQEVLGMPLAQVLRSRPESGSFPLRHVSRPSAWSPWPRALRRRDGGELPIEECTTPLRGLGGEELGAVWMFRDATSRRQFELERSQLLARERAALAEAQAHRELMESLFFQAPVAIAVFRGPEHVCELLNPQARVLLEVDGAALGKPLRDVQPEMDPGLLRLLDEVYREGMPFSAREVPLPTLALTATPVHSKPQRYHDVSWQPWRDARGAIQGVMAVAVDVTGLVVSRRAAEDLAGELREVVQARDEFLSIASHELRTPITSLQLQLQFLLRMGPGAGTEGTTSLVHRRVEATLRSVAQLHQLVATLLDVSRIRAGRLDLHRERMDLSSLTQELVSRAQEDAAGARCPVKLVVSEPLYGNWDRVRLEQVVTNLLSNAFKYGAQRPVEIHVTREGGFACLSVKDQGIGIAPEDQARIFHRFERAVSQRHYSGFGLGLWIVRQIVEALDGDIRVESAPNAGSTFIVRLPLESASTIDATG; encoded by the coding sequence ATGGGCGCTCTGTCCATTGCTTCACGGACCGCGACCCAACCCGCGGCCACCACCCTCCTGGAGCTCTCCTCGTTCCTCGCGGTGGGGGGACTCGTCGCGGTCCTCGCCGGACGCCGGGGTGCCATGAGCGTCCCCGCCGAGCCCCCTTCATCCCGACCCACGTCCCCACATGAAGGACTGGAAGCCCACCTGCTGCGCAGCCTGGGCGACGCGGTGCTGGCCACGGATGCACACGGCGTCGTGCGCTACCTCAATCCCGCCGCGGCGACCCTGCTCCAGAGTCCGGAGCAGGAGGTCCTGGGGATGCCGCTGGCGCAGGTGCTGCGCTCGCGACCCGAGTCGGGGTCCTTCCCGCTCCGGCACGTGTCGAGGCCCTCCGCGTGGTCTCCCTGGCCTCGTGCGCTGCGCCGCCGTGACGGGGGCGAGCTCCCCATCGAGGAGTGCACCACGCCGCTGCGTGGACTCGGGGGCGAGGAGCTGGGGGCGGTCTGGATGTTCCGCGACGCCACGTCCCGCAGGCAGTTCGAGCTGGAGCGCTCACAGTTGCTCGCGCGCGAGCGGGCGGCACTCGCCGAAGCGCAGGCCCACCGCGAGCTCATGGAGTCGCTCTTCTTCCAGGCGCCCGTCGCCATCGCGGTCTTCCGGGGGCCGGAGCATGTCTGTGAGTTGTTGAATCCCCAGGCCCGGGTGCTCCTGGAGGTCGATGGGGCCGCCCTGGGCAAGCCGCTGCGCGACGTCCAGCCGGAGATGGACCCGGGGTTGCTGCGCCTGCTCGACGAGGTCTACCGCGAGGGCATGCCGTTCTCCGCGCGCGAGGTGCCCCTGCCCACGCTGGCGCTCACCGCCACGCCCGTGCACTCGAAGCCGCAGCGCTACCATGACGTCTCCTGGCAGCCCTGGCGTGATGCCCGAGGCGCCATCCAAGGCGTCATGGCCGTGGCCGTGGATGTCACCGGGCTCGTCGTGTCCCGGCGCGCCGCGGAGGACCTGGCCGGTGAGCTGCGCGAGGTCGTCCAGGCGCGCGACGAGTTCCTCTCCATCGCGAGCCATGAGCTGCGTACCCCCATCACCTCGCTCCAGCTCCAGCTCCAGTTCCTCCTCCGCATGGGGCCTGGGGCCGGCACCGAAGGCACCACGTCGCTCGTGCATCGGCGCGTCGAGGCCACGCTGCGCTCCGTGGCCCAGCTCCACCAGCTCGTCGCCACGCTGTTGGATGTGTCTCGCATCCGCGCGGGACGCCTGGACCTGCATCGCGAGCGGATGGACCTGTCGTCGCTGACGCAGGAGCTGGTCTCTCGTGCCCAGGAGGATGCGGCGGGCGCTCGATGCCCGGTGAAGCTCGTCGTGTCCGAGCCCCTGTATGGGAACTGGGACCGCGTCCGGCTGGAGCAGGTCGTCACCAACCTGCTCTCCAATGCCTTCAAGTATGGCGCTCAGCGCCCCGTCGAAATCCACGTCACCCGGGAGGGCGGCTTCGCCTGCTTGAGCGTGAAGGACCAGGGCATCGGCATCGCGCCCGAGGACCAGGCGCGCATCTTCCACCGCTTCGAGCGCGCCGTGTCCCAGCGGCACTACAGCGGGTTCGGCCTGGGGCTGTGGATTGTCCGGCAGATTGTCGAGGCCCTCGACGGCGACATCCGCGTCGAGAGCGCGCCCAACGCCGGCTCCACGTTCATCGTCCGGCTTCCCCTCGAGAGCGCCTCCACCATCGACGCCACCGGGTGA
- a CDS encoding SlyX family protein, translated as MDESRIAELEIRYMQQQETLQELSDVLYEQQRVIEALRVELELLKKRLEAEPGLVDARQQERPPHY; from the coding sequence ATGGACGAGTCGCGCATCGCGGAGCTGGAGATTCGCTACATGCAGCAGCAGGAGACGCTGCAGGAGCTGAGCGACGTGCTCTACGAGCAGCAGCGGGTCATCGAGGCACTGCGCGTCGAGCTGGAGCTGCTCAAGAAGAGGCTGGAGGCGGAACCTGGGCTGGTGGACGCCCGCCAGCAGGAGCGTCCACCCCACTACTGA
- a CDS encoding quinone oxidoreductase, with protein sequence MKAIRYHAVGGPEVLRLEDVEDPTPGPGEVRIRVKAAGVNFADTERRRGHYDAAVPLPRILGSEAAGVVDQVGPGVDSRWVGRRVVAMAPRSYAEFMTAPAEELLELPAHVTFEEGAGLLVQGLTAWHLIHTSARLERGQKVLIHAAAGGVGLLTIQLAKQLGATVLGTVSNEAKARLAKEAGADEVFIYGGARSVSDWVRDITGGTGVEVVLDSVGASTWASSLESLAPFGHLVAFGSASGEPPPVAVESLYAKSIKVSAYWLRTQHPEALQRRARQALGELLSTGALKVKLGLVVDLSDAARAHRELETRATVGKVVLRVP encoded by the coding sequence ATGAAAGCCATTCGCTACCACGCGGTAGGTGGACCGGAAGTGTTGCGACTCGAGGACGTGGAGGACCCGACGCCAGGACCCGGAGAGGTTCGCATCCGGGTGAAGGCGGCCGGAGTGAACTTCGCGGACACGGAGCGGCGACGAGGCCACTACGACGCGGCCGTCCCCCTGCCGAGAATCCTCGGGAGCGAGGCAGCGGGCGTCGTGGACCAGGTCGGCCCCGGGGTCGACTCCCGCTGGGTGGGACGCAGGGTGGTGGCCATGGCCCCACGCAGCTACGCGGAGTTCATGACGGCGCCGGCGGAGGAGCTGCTCGAGCTGCCAGCGCACGTCACCTTCGAGGAGGGCGCGGGACTCCTGGTCCAGGGACTGACGGCCTGGCACCTGATTCACACTTCAGCTCGGCTCGAGCGAGGGCAGAAGGTGCTGATTCACGCCGCCGCGGGAGGGGTGGGGCTGCTCACCATCCAGCTCGCGAAGCAGCTCGGGGCCACGGTTCTAGGGACGGTGTCCAATGAAGCCAAGGCTCGGCTCGCGAAAGAGGCGGGAGCCGATGAGGTCTTCATCTACGGAGGCGCGCGCTCAGTCTCCGACTGGGTGCGAGACATCACGGGCGGAACCGGAGTCGAGGTGGTGCTGGACTCCGTGGGAGCCAGTACCTGGGCCAGCAGTCTGGAATCCCTGGCGCCCTTCGGTCATCTCGTTGCATTCGGCAGCGCGAGCGGTGAACCACCACCCGTCGCGGTCGAATCACTTTATGCAAAGTCTATCAAGGTAAGTGCGTATTGGCTGCGAACCCAGCACCCGGAAGCCCTTCAGCGTCGGGCACGTCAGGCATTGGGTGAGCTGCTCAGCACCGGAGCGCTGAAGGTGAAGTTGGGGCTCGTGGTGGACCTGTCGGACGCCGCGAGGGCACACCGGGAGTTGGAGACCCGGGCGACGGTGGGGAAGGTGGTGCTGCGGGTGCCGTGA
- a CDS encoding sigma-70 family RNA polymerase sigma factor, translating into MARFLSGEVAVRLGSGALRARLRPLDVEAAHQETFIRAFRPEARRAYDGLRPYMPYLLRIAHSSAVDLLRASGRIARESVPLEDVHELLLIPSEAASPERDLLDSELRDVVRAFMERLAPRERIIAQLRFIEGLSQELIAERLSATRYEVRTCEANVREALTQHLRGQGWLDVATPGARPLVK; encoded by the coding sequence GTGGCGCGGTTCCTCTCGGGTGAAGTCGCGGTCAGGCTGGGGAGCGGGGCGCTGCGGGCTCGGCTCCGGCCACTCGATGTCGAGGCAGCGCACCAGGAGACCTTCATCCGGGCCTTTCGCCCCGAGGCTCGACGGGCCTACGACGGGCTCCGGCCCTACATGCCCTACCTGTTGCGGATCGCCCACTCCTCGGCGGTGGACCTGCTCCGTGCCTCGGGGAGGATTGCCCGCGAGTCGGTCCCCCTCGAGGACGTCCACGAGCTCCTCCTGATTCCCTCCGAGGCCGCGTCGCCCGAGAGGGACTTGCTCGACAGTGAGCTGCGCGACGTGGTGCGGGCCTTCATGGAGAGGCTCGCGCCACGTGAGAGGATCATCGCCCAGCTTCGATTCATCGAGGGGCTTTCCCAGGAGCTCATCGCCGAGCGCCTCTCCGCGACCCGGTATGAAGTCCGTACCTGCGAGGCGAACGTCCGCGAAGCCCTGACTCAACACCTGCGCGGCCAAGGTTGGCTCGATGTGGCGACGCCAGGGGCGCGCCCTCTGGTGAAGTGA